Proteins encoded within one genomic window of Bacillus thuringiensis:
- a CDS encoding CPBP family intramembrane glutamic endopeptidase codes for MNIQRHNIEDMSPKEIRLNLYITQFIIIGIGCLLAYILFRDIKLVYSLWKWEPVSILTIGGLLASGIVLLDYVAMRVFPESWFDDGGINDRMFQGMSVMHLLVITFIIGFAEEFLFRGVVQTHFGIVIASLVFAVLHIRYIKKPFLFCFVCFISFVFGYVFEWTGNLFITIFAHFLVDFIMGLQLRK; via the coding sequence ATGAACATTCAAAGGCATAATATTGAAGATATGAGTCCGAAAGAAATAAGGCTGAATCTGTATATTACACAGTTCATTATTATCGGTATTGGTTGTTTACTAGCATATATACTATTCCGAGATATAAAATTGGTGTATAGTCTGTGGAAATGGGAACCGGTGTCTATACTTACAATAGGTGGCTTGTTAGCGAGTGGTATTGTGTTATTAGATTATGTTGCAATGCGAGTATTTCCAGAGTCTTGGTTTGATGATGGTGGTATTAACGATAGGATGTTTCAAGGGATGTCAGTTATGCATCTACTCGTTATTACGTTCATTATCGGCTTTGCAGAAGAATTTTTATTTAGAGGTGTAGTGCAGACGCACTTTGGAATTGTAATAGCGAGTTTAGTATTTGCAGTGTTACATATTCGGTATATAAAAAAGCCATTTTTGTTTTGTTTCGTCTGTTTCATTAGTTTTGTCTTTGGTTATGTATTTGAATGGACAGGAAATTTGTTTATAACAATCTTTGCACACTTTCTTGTTGATTTTATAATGGGACTCCAATTAAGAAAATAA
- a CDS encoding LysM peptidoglycan-binding domain-containing protein, translating into MRKRIPDFEEELEVERVEEKEGLPPRSEIHRNKEKKQKFKMNHIFVRVLTFLFILLPISILWYTDKYIQVKSDGNNAGKSAFEVIFFDSAKSESEAPSEKVVTHTVKEGETLESIAKQYFSDETGIEVIKKYNHLQENEVNVGQELKIPIKDKSTKQES; encoded by the coding sequence ATGAGAAAACGAATTCCTGATTTTGAAGAGGAATTAGAAGTTGAGCGAGTGGAAGAAAAAGAAGGTTTACCGCCGCGTAGTGAAATTCATAGAAATAAAGAGAAAAAACAAAAGTTTAAAATGAATCATATTTTCGTCCGAGTTTTAACATTTCTATTCATATTACTACCAATTAGTATCTTATGGTATACAGATAAATATATTCAGGTGAAAAGCGATGGTAATAACGCTGGAAAAAGTGCATTTGAGGTCATTTTCTTTGATTCAGCTAAATCTGAGTCCGAGGCACCATCTGAGAAAGTCGTCACGCATACGGTGAAAGAGGGAGAAACTTTAGAAAGTATAGCGAAGCAATATTTTTCAGATGAAACTGGGATCGAAGTGATTAAAAAGTATAATCATTTACAAGAAAATGAAGTGAATGTAGGTCAAGAATTAAAAATTCCAATAAAAGATAAGTCCACAAAGCAAGAGAGTTAG
- a CDS encoding metallophosphoesterase → MIWIILLSTLICIGIIFLLVMYTEAMRDTVLEHTLTFEEFPKSFQKVNVFFISDIHRRIISNSLIEQVKGRVDLVIIGGDLAERGVPLSKISANIQKLRTIAPVYFVWGNNDYEIEYHELDALLLENNVKVLDNTRVVFESELGEKICLLGVDDVGLERDRLDLALADCKEDGFRILISHNPDIINKMSGKEQISLVLSGHTHGGQIRLFPSKKYLKGGVYKHSNVTLFVSNGYGTTLIPLRFRAPAQTHIITLCGGR, encoded by the coding sequence ATGATATGGATTATCTTATTAAGTACTCTCATATGTATTGGTATTATATTTCTTCTTGTAATGTATACAGAAGCAATGCGTGATACGGTGCTAGAACATACTTTAACATTTGAAGAATTTCCGAAAAGTTTTCAAAAAGTAAATGTATTTTTTATATCTGATATTCATAGAAGGATCATTTCAAATTCGTTAATTGAACAAGTAAAAGGAAGAGTAGATCTTGTAATTATTGGTGGTGATTTAGCGGAAAGAGGTGTCCCTTTATCAAAAATCTCTGCAAATATACAAAAGTTAAGAACGATAGCTCCTGTATATTTTGTATGGGGAAATAATGATTATGAGATTGAATATCATGAGTTAGATGCTTTGTTATTAGAAAATAATGTGAAAGTTTTAGATAATACAAGAGTTGTATTTGAGTCTGAATTAGGAGAGAAAATTTGTTTGCTCGGTGTAGATGATGTTGGTTTGGAACGTGATCGTTTAGATTTAGCGTTGGCTGATTGTAAAGAAGATGGTTTTCGCATATTAATTAGCCACAACCCTGATATTATAAATAAAATGTCTGGAAAAGAACAAATTTCACTTGTGTTAAGTGGACATACACATGGAGGGCAAATCCGATTATTCCCATCTAAAAAATATTTAAAAGGTGGCGTATATAAGCATTCAAATGTGACTCTTTTTGTTAGTAATGGGTATGGAACAACGTTGATTCCACTTCGCTTCCGAGCACCTGCTCAAACACATATTATAACGTTATGCGGAGGGAGATGA
- a CDS encoding MerR family transcriptional regulator, which yields MPTLNGKYNIKAVSNIIGIQPSTLRAWERRYQIIAPKRNHAGHRLYTEEHIQILKWLMDKVSSGMMIGQAVQLLEGNRLQSNVQNEIHFNREVVLVDDLLQALLKFDEITTSTLLNEAFSIYATEKVIANIVLQVSNKLLILKNNNEVTMVQFQYVVSFLQTRLGMVYHNASSFSSIHKVVVLESNMLRGFVFSTYLRLKGYEVIYIRVSLAEDSISLAVEQISPKYVVISFDDGRELKNAMNYVNVLREKNENLTVGVIGEIGARDQLNIQTSLIGDTKEEWDDWLKMLE from the coding sequence ATGCCAACTCTAAACGGAAAATATAACATAAAAGCTGTTTCGAATATAATTGGAATTCAGCCGAGCACACTTCGTGCATGGGAAAGACGATATCAAATTATTGCCCCAAAGCGGAATCATGCGGGGCATCGATTATATACAGAAGAGCATATTCAAATTTTGAAATGGTTAATGGACAAGGTTTCTTCCGGTATGATGATTGGACAAGCAGTTCAATTATTAGAAGGGAATCGTTTGCAAAGTAATGTTCAAAATGAAATACATTTCAATAGAGAAGTTGTTTTAGTGGACGATTTACTACAAGCTTTGTTAAAATTTGATGAAATTACAACTTCTACATTGTTAAACGAGGCTTTTAGTATTTATGCAACAGAAAAAGTTATCGCAAATATTGTTCTTCAAGTGTCAAATAAATTGTTAATATTAAAAAATAATAATGAAGTTACAATGGTGCAATTCCAATATGTCGTATCATTTTTACAAACGCGTCTAGGGATGGTGTATCATAATGCATCATCGTTTTCTTCTATACACAAAGTTGTCGTGTTAGAAAGTAATATGTTGAGAGGGTTTGTTTTCTCAACGTATTTACGATTAAAAGGATATGAGGTGATATATATTAGGGTAAGCTTAGCGGAAGATAGTATTTCGTTAGCTGTTGAGCAAATAAGCCCTAAATATGTAGTAATCTCTTTTGATGACGGACGAGAACTTAAGAACGCAATGAACTACGTGAATGTGTTGCGAGAAAAAAATGAGAACCTTACTGTTGGGGTTATAGGAGAAATAGGTGCTCGAGATCAGTTGAACATTCAAACAAGCCTAATTGGTGATACGAAAGAAGAATGGGATGATTGGTTAAAAATGTTAGAATAG
- a CDS encoding genetic competence negative regulator, translated as MRLERLNYNKIKIFLTFDDLTERGLTKEDLWRNAPKVQQLFRDMMQEANKELGFEADGPIAVEVFSLQAQGMVVIVTKEHQEADTDDEFRDEFIEMQVTLDESEHILYEFATLDDVINLSNRLYNLDVTGGKLYTWDGRFYLWMEEEEQIQLLKADFIAILAEYGNPSTATIYRLMEYGKELMSSQAIEQIHNYFVKKQNLS; from the coding sequence ATGAGGCTGGAACGATTAAATTACAATAAGATAAAAATTTTCTTAACATTTGATGATTTAACTGAACGAGGATTAACGAAAGAAGATTTGTGGAGAAATGCACCGAAAGTACAGCAATTATTTCGTGATATGATGCAAGAAGCAAATAAAGAATTAGGATTTGAAGCGGATGGTCCGATTGCAGTTGAAGTATTTTCTCTACAAGCGCAAGGAATGGTCGTAATTGTAACGAAAGAACATCAAGAAGCGGATACAGATGATGAGTTCCGTGACGAGTTTATTGAAATGCAAGTGACTCTAGATGAAAGTGAGCATATCCTTTATGAGTTTGCTACACTAGATGACGTAATTAACCTGTCGAATCGTTTATATAACCTTGATGTAACTGGCGGAAAATTATATACGTGGGATGGGCGTTTCTATCTTTGGATGGAAGAAGAGGAGCAAATACAGTTACTGAAGGCAGATTTTATAGCTATTTTAGCGGAATATGGTAATCCGTCTACAGCAACTATTTATCGTCTAATGGAGTATGGTAAAGAATTAATGTCTTCTCAAGCAATTGAACAAATACACAATTACTTTGTGAAAAAACAAAACCTTAGCTAA
- the gudB gene encoding NAD-specific glutamate dehydrogenase: protein MVAEKGTQTKTQQQREQHFELLNSTQIVISEALEKLGYPNEVYELLKEPIRMMTVKIPVRMDDGTVKIFTGYRAQHNDAVGPTKGGIRFHPNVTENEVKALSIWMSLKCGIVDLPYGGGKGGIICDPREMSFRELERLSRGYVRAISQIVGPTKDIPAPDVFTNSQIMAWMMDEYSRIDEFNSPGFITGKPLVLGGSHGRETATAKGVTICIREAAKKRDIDIKGARVVVQGFGNAGSFLAKFMHDAGAKVIAISDAYGALHDPNGLDIDYLLDRRDSFGTVTKLFNNTISNKELLELDCDILVPAAIENQITEENANNIKAKIVVEAANGPTTLEATKILTDRGILLVPDVLASAGGVTVSYFEWVQNNQGYYWTEEEVEQRLEKVMVRSFDSIYETAQVRKVNMRLAAYMVGVRKMAEASRFRGWV, encoded by the coding sequence ATGGTAGCCGAAAAGGGAACTCAAACAAAAACACAACAACAAAGGGAACAACATTTTGAACTATTGAATTCGACACAAATTGTTATTAGTGAAGCATTAGAAAAATTGGGTTATCCAAACGAAGTATATGAATTATTAAAAGAACCAATTCGTATGATGACAGTGAAAATACCAGTTCGTATGGATGACGGGACTGTTAAAATATTTACAGGATATCGTGCACAACATAATGATGCTGTTGGTCCAACGAAAGGTGGAATTCGCTTCCATCCGAATGTAACAGAAAATGAAGTGAAAGCACTTTCAATCTGGATGAGTTTAAAATGTGGTATTGTTGATTTACCATATGGCGGAGGTAAAGGTGGAATTATCTGTGACCCACGTGAAATGTCATTCCGTGAGTTAGAAAGATTAAGCCGCGGTTATGTACGAGCAATTAGCCAAATCGTAGGACCGACGAAAGATATTCCAGCTCCAGATGTATTCACAAACTCTCAAATTATGGCATGGATGATGGATGAGTATAGCCGTATTGACGAATTTAATTCACCAGGATTTATTACAGGCAAGCCACTTGTATTAGGTGGATCGCATGGACGTGAAACAGCAACGGCGAAAGGTGTTACAATTTGTATTCGCGAAGCTGCAAAAAAACGCGACATTGATATTAAAGGTGCGCGCGTTGTTGTTCAAGGATTCGGTAATGCTGGTAGCTTCTTAGCTAAATTTATGCATGATGCAGGTGCGAAAGTTATTGCAATCTCAGATGCTTACGGTGCATTGCATGATCCAAACGGATTAGATATTGATTATTTATTAGACCGTCGTGATAGCTTCGGTACAGTAACAAAATTATTTAATAATACAATTTCAAATAAAGAATTGTTAGAACTTGATTGCGATATTTTAGTTCCAGCTGCAATTGAGAACCAAATTACAGAAGAAAATGCTAATAATATTAAAGCGAAAATCGTTGTTGAAGCTGCAAACGGTCCAACAACATTAGAAGCAACTAAAATCTTAACAGATCGCGGAATTTTACTTGTTCCAGACGTATTAGCAAGTGCTGGTGGTGTAACAGTATCTTACTTTGAGTGGGTACAAAATAACCAAGGTTACTACTGGACTGAAGAAGAAGTAGAACAACGTTTAGAAAAAGTAATGGTAAGATCATTTGATTCTATTTATGAAACAGCACAAGTTCGTAAAGTGAACATGCGCTTAGCGGCGTATATGGTCGGTGTTCGTAAAATGGCTGAAGCAAGTCGCTTCAGAGGTTGGGTATAA
- a CDS encoding DUF3961 domain-containing protein gives MMKMTVDQRFMMPADVVERVEVLRNKQSKRGTLLQSVNKFFGLDTKEDCVWFYGFYGVAVSILLFMVFTSNIFDFLFA, from the coding sequence ATGATGAAAATGACAGTAGACCAAAGATTTATGATGCCAGCGGATGTTGTAGAACGAGTGGAAGTATTGCGAAACAAGCAAAGTAAGCGTGGCACATTATTACAATCAGTAAATAAATTTTTCGGTTTAGATACGAAAGAAGATTGTGTTTGGTTTTACGGTTTTTATGGAGTAGCTGTAAGTATTTTATTATTTATGGTGTTCACATCAAATATTTTCGATTTTCTCTTCGCGTAA
- a CDS encoding N-acetylmuramoyl-L-alanine amidase family protein, with the protein MAMFPIERNYIGYGSSRPGIPLSKVRFIVSHDTGNPGSNAIGNRDYFNEIQPKASAHTFIDDKTILEIIPISEVAYHVRYGVPTDNDLYGYDANKAAIGVELCYGGDVNFWEAYTRFTWYHAYLCQNFGLNPKKDIVSHKTLDPARKIDPENVLGKQGIKFQQFLADVYRMYVSFR; encoded by the coding sequence ATGGCGATGTTTCCTATAGAGCGTAATTATATTGGATATGGAAGTTCACGACCGGGAATTCCTCTCTCTAAAGTAAGGTTTATTGTCAGTCATGATACGGGGAATCCTGGTAGCAATGCGATAGGTAATCGGGATTATTTTAATGAGATACAACCGAAAGCCTCGGCACATACATTTATAGATGACAAAACAATATTAGAAATTATTCCTATAAGTGAAGTTGCTTATCATGTTCGATATGGTGTGCCGACAGATAATGACTTATATGGTTATGATGCAAATAAGGCTGCTATTGGAGTGGAACTTTGTTATGGCGGTGATGTTAACTTTTGGGAAGCATATACACGTTTTACGTGGTATCATGCGTATTTATGTCAAAACTTCGGCTTGAATCCGAAAAAAGATATCGTATCACATAAAACACTTGACCCAGCTAGAAAGATTGATCCTGAAAATGTATTAGGGAAACAAGGTATTAAATTTCAGCAGTTTTTAGCAGATGTCTATCGGATGTACGTTTCGTTTAGATGA